One genomic region from Leptospira tipperaryensis encodes:
- a CDS encoding efflux RND transporter periplasmic adaptor subunit: MKFSFRFAVTVILILVFAWNCAKEKEIYYCPMHPTYTSDRPGTCPICNMDLVKRTKGEHEDHNTSSPNSNIESSTKEDHNSHDPKSSENAASALELSLSLEKQQSIGIKTDLVLKRDLTKKISAYSTVAYDPELYTALTEYKEMLRSREFFLDAGSAIGGQNLQIRLRQLGLSTDQIRLWTSGKRDPSELILGGKSGRAHIYSQIYESDFSSVHVGLKILFKTNVYPDVIFPGTIRSIDTILDKNSRTLRLRSEVEDGRQKLKPQMFGDLEIQIPLKQTLSVPTSAILDTGTHKVVYVQTGPDRFLATQVKTGLSIGAWTEIKEGLKEGERVVSESTFLIDSEARIRFGSALHNH, encoded by the coding sequence ATGAAATTCTCGTTTCGCTTTGCAGTCACGGTTATCCTGATCCTCGTTTTTGCCTGGAACTGCGCTAAAGAAAAGGAAATTTATTATTGCCCGATGCACCCGACGTATACTTCCGATCGTCCCGGGACCTGTCCCATCTGCAATATGGATCTGGTCAAAAGGACAAAAGGAGAGCATGAGGATCATAATACAAGTTCACCGAATTCTAATATAGAATCTTCGACAAAAGAAGATCACAATTCTCACGATCCAAAAAGTAGCGAAAATGCAGCTTCCGCATTGGAACTTTCGCTTTCCTTAGAAAAACAACAATCCATCGGTATCAAAACAGATCTGGTTCTAAAAAGGGATCTGACAAAAAAGATCTCAGCGTATTCTACGGTTGCTTATGATCCCGAGTTATACACGGCTTTGACGGAGTATAAGGAGATGCTTCGTTCTCGAGAATTTTTCTTGGATGCGGGCTCCGCAATAGGAGGTCAAAATCTTCAAATCCGTTTGCGACAGTTAGGTCTTTCCACGGATCAGATTCGACTTTGGACTTCCGGTAAAAGAGATCCATCGGAACTCATATTGGGTGGAAAATCAGGAAGAGCTCATATCTATTCCCAGATCTACGAATCGGATTTCTCATCGGTTCATGTCGGTTTAAAAATTTTGTTCAAGACCAACGTTTATCCGGACGTGATCTTTCCGGGAACGATTCGAAGTATCGATACGATCCTGGATAAGAACAGTAGAACCCTTCGTCTGCGAAGCGAAGTGGAAGACGGGCGACAAAAACTCAAACCACAAATGTTTGGAGATCTGGAAATTCAGATTCCTCTAAAACAAACGTTGAGCGTGCCGACTTCCGCGATTTTAGATACGGGAACTCATAAAGTCGTTTATGTTCAAACGGGACCGGATCGTTTTTTGGCGACTCAGGTCAAGACCGGATTGAGTATCGGAGCTTGGACCGAAATCAAAGAAGGATTGAAGGAAGGGGAAAGGGTTGTCTCCGAATCCACGTTCCTAATCGATTCCGAAGCAAGAATCCGCTTTGGCTCCGCGTTACACAATCATTGA